The following are from one region of the Actinopolyspora halophila DSM 43834 genome:
- a CDS encoding HAD family hydrolase, which translates to MTSAREVSVPSEFRRIKAVCLDIDDTLLDSQRSARRAFMALTGNDAAWPMWQRITAEYQARMMTGEIDFETMCLSRTRDFFAAFGERLGADEVRARERRRMSAMRESWELFDDVTDCLDWLRASGLAVAVITNAPGAYQRHKLASVGLVDTFDAMLISGECGVAKPSEGIFYAACAALDLAPHEVAHVGNSLDVDAEGAARAGMHGVWLDREARASTGLSASGDPVSVIANLYELPELLVCDLPYLEGGAGASARCDSLAGSG; encoded by the coding sequence GTGACATCCGCACGTGAGGTATCGGTACCCAGTGAATTTCGCAGGATCAAAGCCGTCTGTCTGGACATCGACGACACCCTGTTGGACAGTCAGCGCTCCGCCAGACGCGCTTTCATGGCGCTGACCGGCAACGACGCCGCGTGGCCGATGTGGCAGCGGATAACGGCCGAGTACCAAGCGCGCATGATGACGGGAGAGATCGACTTCGAGACGATGTGCCTCAGTCGGACGCGTGACTTCTTCGCGGCTTTCGGGGAGCGCTTGGGCGCGGACGAGGTCCGCGCTCGTGAGCGGCGGCGCATGAGCGCGATGCGGGAGTCCTGGGAGCTTTTCGACGACGTCACCGACTGCCTGGACTGGTTGCGGGCCAGCGGGCTGGCAGTGGCGGTGATAACCAACGCGCCGGGGGCGTACCAACGGCACAAACTCGCGTCCGTGGGGTTGGTGGACACGTTCGACGCGATGTTGATCTCGGGTGAGTGCGGTGTCGCCAAACCTTCGGAGGGGATCTTCTACGCCGCCTGTGCGGCTCTGGACCTCGCGCCGCACGAAGTGGCGCACGTGGGCAACAGCCTGGACGTGGACGCGGAGGGGGCCGCTCGGGCCGGGATGCACGGCGTGTGGTTGGACAGGGAGGCGCGTGCGAGCACCGGGCTCTCCGCCTCCGGGGATCCGGTTTCGGTGATCGCGAACCTGTACGAGCTTCCGGAGCTGCTGGTTTGTGACCTGCCTTACCTCGAGGGGGGAGCAGGGGCTTCCGCGCGGTGTGACAGTCTCGCCGGTTCCGGCTGA
- a CDS encoding HU family DNA-binding protein, with protein sequence MNKAQLIEALAERLGDKKTASQAVDNVVDLIVRNVNKGEKVNITGFGVFEKRARAARTARNPRTGEAVRVKKTNVPAFRAGTQFKEVVGGQRKLPRAGSARAGTTASRGTSSTTRSGSGSTRTTATGGGRTTAKSTSSAAGTKSRTSRSTGSTASKSGGAAAKSTTTTSKSGGTATKSSGTATKSGTSKSTSSKTSTGGTSRGTDKTAAASTTTSRATASTGTKSRTSRSTGSTASKSGGAAAKSTTTTSKSGGTATKSSGTATKSGTSKSTSSKTSTGGTSRGTDKSGTSKAASGKSSTASTRKSTTGRGTKK encoded by the coding sequence GTGAACAAGGCGCAACTAATCGAGGCACTGGCCGAACGCCTCGGCGACAAAAAGACCGCGAGTCAGGCGGTGGACAACGTCGTCGACCTTATCGTCCGCAACGTCAACAAGGGCGAGAAGGTGAACATTACCGGCTTCGGCGTTTTCGAGAAGCGTGCCCGCGCCGCTCGCACGGCGCGCAACCCCCGCACCGGCGAGGCGGTGCGGGTCAAGAAGACGAACGTACCGGCTTTCCGGGCGGGGACCCAGTTCAAGGAAGTCGTGGGAGGACAACGGAAACTTCCCCGGGCCGGTTCCGCCAGGGCCGGTACCACCGCGAGCCGGGGGACTTCCAGCACCACGAGGAGCGGCTCCGGAAGTACACGCACGACGGCGACGGGTGGCGGTCGCACCACCGCGAAGTCGACGAGCTCCGCCGCCGGGACGAAGTCGCGTACTTCGCGGTCGACGGGGAGCACGGCGTCCAAGTCCGGTGGCGCGGCGGCCAAGTCGACCACCACGACGTCCAAGTCGGGTGGGACGGCCACAAAGTCGAGTGGGACGGCCACCAAGTCGGGGACGAGCAAGTCGACCTCGTCGAAGACGAGTACCGGCGGCACCTCACGCGGCACCGACAAGACGGCTGCCGCGAGCACCACGACGAGTCGGGCCACGGCTTCGACCGGGACGAAGTCGCGTACTTCGCGGTCGACGGGGAGCACGGCGTCCAAGTCCGGTGGCGCGGCGGCCAAGTCGACCACCACGACGTCCAAGTCGGGTGGGACGGCCACAAAGTCGAGTGGGACGGCCACCAAGTCGGGGACGAGCAAGTCGACCTCGTCGAAGACGAGTACCGGCGGCACCTCACGCGGCACCGACAAGAGCGGCACGAGCAAAGCGGCGAGCGGCAAGAGTTCCACCGCTTCGACCCGCAAATCCACCACCGGGCGTGGCACCAAGAAGTGA
- the gltX gene encoding glutamate--tRNA ligase — translation MSTPDVTTAAESDRPVRARFCPSPTGTPHVGLIRTALFNWAFARHNNGSLIFRLEDTDASRDSEDSYQALLEALRWLGLDWDEGPDVGGSHGPYRQSLRSEIYADVARRLLEAGELYESFSTPQEVEQRHRDAGRDPKLGYDNADRELTEQRKSELRAEGRSPVLRLRMPERDIGFTDLIRGEVTFPAGSVPDPVLVRGSGDALYTLTNPVDDALMGITHVLRGEDLLSSTPRQIALYEALQRVGITDATPHFGHLPFVMGEGNKKLSKRDPQSDVFHHRERGFIPEGLLNYLALLGWSIAEDRDVFGLDEMVRAFEIGRVSANPARFDQKKADAINAAHLRALSLDDFVDRVVPHLVNGGVLPEQPSSEQRELVRQAAPLVQERVVVLSDAVGMMGFLFAGSEFAPEQTAADKALGADATPVLSAAIEAAEGVTEWVSSEIENALKAAIVEGLGIKPRKAFTPVRVAITGRTVSPPLFESMELLGRQTSLHRLRAALEYDSER, via the coding sequence ATGAGCACGCCAGATGTCACCACAGCCGCCGAGTCCGACCGTCCCGTGCGCGCCCGCTTCTGCCCGTCGCCCACGGGGACGCCGCATGTCGGACTGATCCGCACCGCCCTGTTCAACTGGGCGTTCGCCAGACACAACAACGGATCCCTGATCTTTCGGCTCGAGGACACCGATGCGAGCAGGGACAGCGAGGACTCCTACCAGGCGCTGCTGGAAGCGCTCCGCTGGTTGGGACTCGACTGGGACGAGGGCCCCGACGTGGGCGGGTCCCACGGGCCCTACCGGCAGAGCCTGCGCAGCGAGATCTACGCCGATGTGGCGCGCAGGCTCCTGGAAGCGGGGGAGTTGTACGAGTCGTTCTCCACTCCGCAGGAGGTCGAGCAGCGTCACAGGGACGCGGGACGTGACCCCAAGCTGGGGTACGACAACGCGGACCGCGAGCTGACTGAACAACGCAAGTCCGAACTGCGCGCGGAGGGGCGCAGTCCGGTGCTGCGGCTGCGCATGCCGGAGCGGGACATAGGGTTCACCGACCTCATCCGCGGGGAGGTCACCTTCCCCGCGGGCAGTGTGCCGGATCCGGTGCTGGTGCGCGGCAGCGGTGATGCGCTGTACACGTTGACCAATCCGGTCGACGACGCCCTGATGGGGATCACGCATGTGCTGCGTGGTGAGGACCTGCTTTCCTCCACCCCGCGTCAGATCGCGCTCTACGAGGCGCTGCAGCGTGTCGGCATCACCGATGCCACCCCCCACTTCGGCCACCTGCCCTTCGTGATGGGCGAGGGCAACAAGAAGCTGTCCAAGCGTGATCCGCAGTCCGACGTGTTCCACCACAGGGAGCGCGGTTTCATCCCGGAGGGACTGCTCAACTACCTGGCCCTGCTCGGGTGGTCCATCGCGGAGGACCGGGACGTCTTCGGTCTCGACGAGATGGTGCGTGCCTTCGAGATCGGCAGGGTCAGCGCCAACCCGGCACGATTCGACCAGAAGAAGGCGGACGCCATAAACGCCGCCCACCTGCGCGCCCTCTCGTTGGACGACTTCGTCGACAGGGTTGTCCCCCACTTGGTGAACGGCGGGGTGCTGCCCGAGCAGCCCAGCTCGGAGCAGCGGGAACTCGTGCGGCAGGCCGCGCCGCTGGTGCAGGAGAGGGTGGTGGTCCTGTCGGATGCCGTGGGCATGATGGGCTTCCTGTTCGCGGGCTCCGAGTTCGCTCCGGAGCAGACCGCGGCGGACAAGGCCCTCGGCGCCGATGCGACCCCCGTGCTCTCCGCGGCCATCGAAGCGGCCGAAGGCGTCACCGAGTGGGTGAGTTCGGAGATCGAGAACGCGTTGAAGGCGGCGATCGTGGAGGGGCTGGGAATCAAGCCCCGGAAGGCCTTCACGCCCGTGCGCGTGGCGATCACCGGCCGTACCGTTTCACCGCCGCTGTTCGAGTCCATGGAGCTGCTCGGCAGGCAGACCAGCCTCCACAGGTTGCGTGCCGCCCTGGAGTACGACTCCGAGCGGTGA
- the leuD gene encoding 3-isopropylmalate dehydratase small subunit — MEPFTTHTGIGVPLRRSNVDTDQIIPAVYLKRVARTGFEDALFAAWRSDENFILNTEPFDRGSVLVAGPDFGTGSSREHAVWALKDYGFRVIISSRFADIFRGNAGKQGLLAAQCEQSDVELLWKLLESEPGTEITVDLSARTVRAKDLTIGFEVDDYTRWRLLEGLDDIGLTMRSEETIEAFESSRPGFLPRTLSAPPA, encoded by the coding sequence ATGGAACCGTTCACCACACACACCGGTATCGGCGTGCCGTTGCGTCGGTCCAACGTGGACACGGATCAGATCATTCCGGCCGTTTATCTCAAGCGGGTCGCGCGTACCGGATTCGAGGACGCGTTGTTCGCCGCTTGGCGTTCCGATGAGAATTTCATTCTGAACACCGAGCCGTTCGACAGGGGGAGCGTGCTGGTGGCCGGTCCCGACTTCGGAACCGGTTCGTCACGGGAACACGCCGTCTGGGCGCTGAAGGACTACGGGTTCCGCGTGATCATTTCTTCGCGGTTCGCCGATATATTCCGCGGCAATGCGGGCAAGCAGGGATTGTTGGCGGCGCAGTGCGAGCAGTCCGATGTGGAGTTGCTGTGGAAGCTGCTCGAATCCGAGCCCGGAACCGAGATCACGGTGGATTTGAGCGCCCGGACAGTGCGGGCCAAGGACCTGACCATCGGTTTCGAGGTGGACGACTACACGCGCTGGCGTCTGCTGGAGGGGCTGGACGACATCGGCCTGACGATGCGTTCGGAGGAGACCATCGAGGCTTTCGAGAGTTCCAGGCCGGGCTTTCTGCCACGCACTCTGTCCGCTCCGCCTGCGTGA
- a CDS encoding IclR family transcriptional regulator domain-containing protein encodes MGEHSGIGVLDKAVAVLQAAAEEPCGLAELCERTGLPRATAHRLAVGLETHRMLRRGSDGRWRSGPALGELAGGAVDPLLEAAAAVLPKLRDITGESVQLYRRDGMQRTCVATAEPPSGLRDTVPVNTALPMTAGSGAKVLASWADSSTQRAVLAEAVFGERTLMEVRRRGWAQSVAERESGVASVSAPVRDSAGTVVAAISVSGPIDRMGRRPGSRWAADLLAAADGLQNRL; translated from the coding sequence GTGGGAGAGCATAGCGGTATAGGTGTTCTGGACAAAGCAGTGGCCGTCCTACAGGCGGCCGCCGAGGAACCGTGCGGCCTCGCCGAGCTCTGCGAGCGTACGGGTTTGCCCAGGGCAACGGCACACAGACTGGCAGTGGGACTGGAAACGCACCGGATGCTGCGGCGGGGTTCGGACGGCCGCTGGCGTTCCGGGCCCGCTCTCGGAGAGCTCGCGGGAGGCGCCGTCGACCCGCTCCTGGAAGCGGCCGCTGCCGTGTTGCCCAAACTCCGCGACATCACCGGGGAGAGCGTGCAACTCTACCGGCGCGACGGCATGCAGCGCACCTGCGTGGCCACGGCCGAACCACCCAGTGGGCTGCGCGACACCGTCCCCGTCAACACGGCGCTTCCCATGACAGCGGGCTCCGGCGCGAAGGTTCTCGCCTCATGGGCCGATTCGTCCACGCAGCGAGCCGTGTTGGCCGAGGCCGTCTTCGGCGAACGAACCCTGATGGAGGTGCGACGCCGTGGCTGGGCGCAGAGCGTCGCCGAACGCGAGTCCGGGGTGGCGAGCGTCTCCGCTCCGGTGCGGGATTCCGCCGGAACCGTGGTGGCGGCCATCTCGGTCTCCGGACCCATCGACCGCATGGGGCGTCGTCCGGGAAGCAGATGGGCCGCGGACCTGCTGGCCGCGGCCGACGGCCTGCAGAACAGGTTGTGA
- a CDS encoding FAD-dependent oxidoreductase, with protein sequence MRRTTCCIVGGGPAGMVLGLLLARSGVSVTVLEKHSDFLRDFRGDTVHPTTMALLDELGLAERFAELPQNRLDTVRLPVGPDGGFHTVGDFRRLPIKYNYIAMVPQWDLLDLLANEGQREPNFTLLMETEVTGPVRENGRVTGVECRSPDGSTERLLAPITVACDGRDSFARGIPELSPRDFPTPMDVQWFRVPKTALDPTGAFGTIRSGSFTALLDRGDYYQVASIIAKGTDAAERARDVENFNHDLRQRLPWLDDGRQLVRSWEDVKLLHVSLDRMRKWHIPGLLCIGDAAHAMSPVGGIGINLAVQDAVATARHLAGPLRAGRLRRHHVAAVQHRRKPVTALLQRIQRTVHDNVLEPALRGSIDFEDRTRLPPTLRLLPKVPWLRMIPPYVFAYGAVRERPPRSAVR encoded by the coding sequence ATGAGGCGAACCACCTGTTGCATCGTCGGGGGCGGCCCCGCGGGCATGGTCCTCGGCCTGCTGCTGGCACGCTCCGGCGTGAGCGTGACGGTGCTGGAAAAGCACTCCGACTTCCTGCGTGACTTCAGGGGAGACACGGTGCACCCCACGACCATGGCACTGCTGGACGAATTGGGCCTGGCCGAACGGTTCGCGGAACTTCCGCAGAACAGGCTCGACACGGTACGGCTCCCCGTCGGCCCCGACGGGGGATTCCACACCGTGGGAGACTTCCGACGGCTGCCGATCAAGTACAACTACATCGCCATGGTCCCGCAGTGGGACCTGCTCGATCTGCTCGCGAACGAGGGACAGCGGGAACCGAACTTCACACTGCTGATGGAGACCGAGGTGACGGGGCCGGTCCGGGAGAACGGCAGAGTGACCGGTGTCGAGTGCCGCTCCCCCGACGGGAGCACGGAACGGTTGCTGGCCCCCATAACCGTCGCCTGCGACGGACGGGACTCCTTCGCCCGCGGAATCCCCGAACTGAGTCCGCGCGACTTCCCCACGCCGATGGACGTCCAGTGGTTCCGCGTGCCGAAAACGGCGCTGGACCCGACAGGAGCCTTCGGAACGATTCGCAGCGGTTCGTTCACCGCCCTGCTCGACCGGGGGGACTACTACCAGGTCGCCTCGATAATCGCCAAGGGCACCGACGCGGCCGAACGCGCCAGGGACGTCGAGAACTTCAACCACGACCTGCGGCAACGCCTGCCCTGGCTGGACGACGGACGACAGCTCGTACGGAGCTGGGAGGACGTGAAACTGCTGCACGTCAGCCTGGACCGGATGCGCAAGTGGCACATTCCCGGCCTGCTCTGCATCGGTGACGCCGCGCACGCGATGTCACCGGTGGGTGGGATCGGCATCAACCTCGCGGTTCAGGACGCCGTGGCCACGGCACGGCACCTCGCCGGCCCGCTGCGCGCCGGAAGACTGCGCAGGCACCACGTGGCCGCAGTGCAGCACCGCAGAAAACCGGTCACCGCGCTGCTGCAGCGGATCCAGCGCACCGTCCACGACAACGTGCTAGAACCCGCCCTGCGCGGAAGTATCGACTTCGAGGACCGGACGAGACTGCCGCCGACGCTGAGGCTGCTGCCGAAGGTCCCGTGGCTGCGGATGATACCGCCGTACGTCTTCGCCTACGGAGCCGTGCGGGAACGGCCTCCGCGGAGCGCCGTTCGCTGA
- a CDS encoding IclR family transcriptional regulator domain-containing protein yields MSEPHGTHFVRSAEKTLAVLRAFTPEQQELTLSEVVQRTGLDRSGARRFLLTLVDLGYISHDGRLFTLTPRVLEFGYSYLSGRSLPELARPHLRKLTEQLGEMTAVAVLDGDDIRYVLRVPSPKLLSVAIPVGTRFPAHATSMGKVLLAGFPPEQLEARLGSMTLHKLTESTTTSREALRAELTEIRNRGFVVCDDELEAGLRGVAVPLRDAAGEAHAAVNVSLDARGTAPETARERIVPPLLTTAARIESDLQLKSGG; encoded by the coding sequence ATGAGTGAGCCACACGGGACGCATTTCGTCCGATCGGCCGAGAAGACGCTGGCCGTGCTGCGCGCCTTCACTCCCGAGCAGCAGGAACTGACCCTCAGCGAGGTCGTCCAACGCACCGGTCTCGACCGCTCCGGAGCCCGCCGCTTCCTGCTCACCCTCGTGGACCTCGGCTACATCTCCCACGACGGGCGGCTGTTCACGCTGACACCCCGGGTCCTCGAATTCGGCTACTCCTACCTGTCCGGCCGGTCACTGCCCGAACTCGCGCGTCCCCATCTGCGCAAGCTCACCGAACAGCTGGGGGAGATGACCGCCGTGGCGGTACTCGACGGCGACGACATCCGCTACGTCCTGCGGGTTCCGAGCCCGAAACTGCTCTCGGTCGCGATTCCGGTGGGGACCCGCTTCCCCGCTCACGCCACTTCGATGGGCAAAGTACTGCTGGCCGGCTTTCCACCCGAACAGCTGGAGGCGCGCCTCGGCTCCATGACGCTGCACAAGCTCACCGAGAGCACGACCACGTCCAGGGAAGCCCTGCGCGCCGAGCTGACCGAGATCCGCAACCGGGGGTTCGTCGTGTGCGACGACGAACTCGAAGCAGGCCTGCGGGGAGTGGCCGTTCCGCTGCGGGACGCCGCGGGCGAGGCCCACGCGGCCGTCAACGTTTCGCTGGACGCACGCGGCACCGCCCCCGAGACGGCACGAGAGCGGATCGTGCCCCCGCTGCTAACAACGGCCGCACGCATAGAGTCCGATCTGCAGCTGAAGAGCGGGGGCTGA
- a CDS encoding NUDIX hydrolase: MPRGESDSDTGFASFSTVPTTGSDVIVNDARDVSPIDHLVDEQAPTVHAAGTVLWRATREGEPEVAVVHRPRYGDWSLPKGKLDPGETLAHTAAREVSEETGLDCVLSRHLRRISYTVPTSDGGRARKFVHYFAARARPGEFVANEEVDRMHWVPVTQVHEWLTYTDDNNVLDSFRSLPRSLSTVLLVRHAKAGKRADFEGDDNLRPLSNQGWEQQHALHTLLSLFGPGRVHSAPRVRCEQSVASVATELGEHVESEPTLSEEAYDVDPEAGRQRLLRIASANETAVVCSQGGVIPDLISRLAKSAGVDPGEVNSRKASVWVLSFLPGTHEGNGTGPTPRLVAADYFPEPSPNST; encoded by the coding sequence ATGCCCCGCGGCGAATCGGACTCGGACACCGGATTCGCGAGTTTCTCGACGGTGCCGACCACTGGCTCCGACGTGATCGTGAACGACGCTCGGGACGTGTCCCCGATCGACCACCTCGTCGACGAACAGGCTCCGACGGTTCATGCGGCCGGAACAGTGCTGTGGCGTGCGACGCGGGAGGGGGAGCCGGAGGTCGCCGTGGTTCACCGTCCTCGTTACGGGGACTGGTCGCTACCGAAGGGCAAGCTCGATCCGGGCGAAACGCTGGCCCACACGGCGGCGCGCGAGGTCTCCGAGGAGACCGGGTTGGACTGCGTGCTGTCCCGGCACCTGCGTCGAATCAGTTACACGGTCCCCACCTCCGACGGAGGTCGCGCTCGCAAGTTCGTCCACTACTTCGCCGCGCGAGCCCGCCCCGGCGAATTCGTCGCCAACGAAGAAGTGGACCGGATGCACTGGGTCCCCGTCACACAGGTCCACGAATGGCTCACCTACACTGACGACAACAACGTGTTGGACTCCTTTCGGAGCCTTCCCCGCTCGTTGAGCACCGTGTTGCTGGTACGACACGCCAAGGCGGGCAAGCGTGCGGACTTCGAAGGGGACGACAACCTGAGGCCGCTCAGCAACCAGGGGTGGGAACAGCAGCACGCGTTGCACACCCTGCTGTCGCTGTTCGGCCCCGGAAGAGTGCACTCCGCTCCACGAGTCCGGTGCGAACAGAGCGTGGCTTCCGTCGCTACGGAACTCGGAGAACATGTGGAGTCCGAGCCCACGCTGTCCGAGGAAGCCTACGACGTTGACCCGGAAGCCGGGAGGCAACGTCTGCTGCGGATCGCTTCCGCGAACGAGACCGCCGTCGTGTGCAGTCAGGGCGGTGTGATTCCCGATCTGATCAGCCGACTGGCGAAATCAGCGGGAGTCGATCCCGGTGAGGTCAACAGTCGCAAAGCCAGCGTCTGGGTGCTCTCCTTCCTTCCCGGAACGCACGAGGGCAACGGGACCGGTCCAACACCACGGCTGGTCGCGGCGGACTACTTTCCCGAGCCGAGCCCGAATTCCACCTGA
- the leuC gene encoding 3-isopropylmalate dehydratase large subunit: MGSTLAEKVWNEHLVRRGTGHEPDLLYIDLHLVHEVTSPQAFEGLRLAGREVRRPDLTLATEDHNVPTEGSELPIADPVSRTQVDTLRKNCAEFGVRLHSMGDTEQGIVHVVGPQLGLTQPGTTVVCGDSHTSTHGAFGALAFGIGTSEVEHVLATQTLPLRPFRTMAINVEGTLRPGVTSKDVILAVISRIGTGGGQGYVLEYRGSAVESMSMEARMTMCNMSIEAGARAGMIAPDETTFEYLEGRSHAPRDAEWDAAVEHWKSLRTDSDAVYDAEVTIDADTLTPFVTWGTNPGQGVPLGERVPDPEEIADEESKAATEKALEYMDLTAGTPLRDVAVDTVFLGSCTNGRIEDLRSAAALLREREVSSDVRMLVVPGSMRVRQQAEEEGLNEVFTAAGAEWRSAGCSMCLGMNPDQLSPGERAASTSNRNFEGRQGKGGRTHLVSPVVAAATAVRGTLSSPEDL, encoded by the coding sequence ATGGGTAGCACGCTCGCCGAGAAGGTATGGAACGAGCATCTGGTACGTCGTGGGACCGGACACGAGCCCGATCTGCTCTACATCGACCTCCACCTCGTGCACGAGGTGACCAGTCCCCAGGCGTTCGAGGGACTGCGACTCGCGGGGCGGGAAGTGCGCCGTCCCGATCTGACCCTGGCCACCGAGGACCACAACGTTCCCACGGAGGGGAGCGAACTCCCCATCGCGGACCCGGTTTCACGGACCCAGGTGGACACCCTGCGCAAGAACTGCGCCGAGTTCGGGGTCCGGCTGCATTCGATGGGCGACACCGAGCAGGGCATCGTGCACGTCGTGGGACCACAGCTCGGACTGACCCAACCGGGGACCACCGTGGTCTGCGGAGACAGCCACACTTCCACGCACGGGGCGTTCGGGGCGCTGGCCTTCGGTATCGGCACTTCGGAGGTCGAGCACGTGCTGGCCACCCAGACGTTGCCGCTGCGTCCCTTCCGCACCATGGCCATCAATGTGGAGGGAACTCTGCGTCCCGGCGTGACGAGCAAGGACGTCATCCTCGCCGTCATCTCCCGGATCGGCACCGGCGGTGGACAGGGCTACGTGCTCGAGTACCGCGGTTCCGCGGTGGAGTCCATGAGCATGGAAGCCAGGATGACCATGTGCAACATGTCGATCGAGGCCGGCGCGCGTGCGGGGATGATCGCGCCGGACGAGACCACCTTCGAATACCTCGAGGGCAGGTCCCACGCGCCGCGGGACGCCGAGTGGGACGCGGCCGTCGAGCACTGGAAGTCGTTGCGCACCGACTCGGATGCCGTCTACGACGCGGAGGTGACGATCGACGCGGACACGCTGACCCCGTTCGTGACCTGGGGAACCAATCCGGGACAGGGCGTCCCGCTCGGGGAGCGGGTGCCCGATCCCGAGGAGATCGCCGACGAGGAGTCGAAGGCGGCCACGGAGAAGGCCCTGGAGTACATGGACCTCACCGCGGGAACTCCGTTGCGCGACGTGGCCGTGGACACGGTCTTTCTCGGCTCCTGCACCAACGGCAGGATCGAGGACCTGCGCAGCGCCGCCGCGCTCCTGCGGGAGCGCGAGGTCTCCTCGGACGTGCGGATGCTCGTGGTTCCCGGGTCGATGCGGGTGCGTCAACAGGCGGAGGAAGAAGGGCTGAACGAGGTGTTCACCGCCGCGGGTGCCGAATGGCGTTCCGCGGGGTGCTCCATGTGCCTGGGGATGAATCCCGATCAGCTGAGCCCCGGAGAGCGCGCGGCCTCGACGTCCAACCGCAACTTCGAGGGACGCCAGGGCAAGGGAGGGCGCACTCATCTGGTCTCGCCCGTGGTCGCGGCCGCGACAGCGGTGCGGGGCACGTTGTCCTCGCCGGAGGACCTCTGA